The following are encoded together in the Paraburkholderia sp. BL10I2N1 genome:
- a CDS encoding DUF2167 domain-containing protein, producing the protein MLRYVTKRIRVYIVKFALAQPGKRLLVAAVVALLVTTAQAADAVGKDPHYGPYSQEIASIGTWKVNQGYLSLDPADTTRLMEEMQNPNVQNSWLYAPEGLKRWFAVIRYVDTGHVNDDEKIDPVAILEQLKKGTELSNEERRKRGWPEMHLIGWQVEPHYESDTQRLSWATLSESDGQKIVNYTTKVLSRTGVATVILVTDPASLDQSVAELKTQLDGFAFNPDQTYAEFRGGDKIAEYGLTGLIVGGAAAAAVKTGAWKWVVGILAAGWKFVAAAVVALLAGVKSLVKRRRSA; encoded by the coding sequence TTGTTACGTTATGTAACCAAACGTATCAGAGTATATATCGTGAAATTCGCTCTCGCTCAACCCGGTAAGCGTCTGCTGGTGGCCGCTGTGGTGGCTTTGCTTGTTACCACTGCGCAGGCCGCCGACGCCGTGGGCAAGGACCCTCACTATGGGCCTTATAGCCAGGAAATCGCGTCGATTGGTACATGGAAGGTCAACCAAGGCTATCTATCGCTCGACCCCGCGGATACGACCCGCCTGATGGAGGAGATGCAAAACCCGAACGTCCAGAATAGCTGGCTGTATGCGCCGGAAGGGCTGAAGCGTTGGTTCGCCGTTATCCGCTACGTTGACACTGGCCACGTCAACGACGACGAGAAGATTGACCCAGTTGCAATTCTCGAACAGCTCAAGAAGGGAACCGAGCTTTCGAATGAAGAACGTCGCAAACGTGGCTGGCCCGAAATGCATCTAATCGGCTGGCAGGTAGAGCCACATTACGAGTCTGATACCCAGCGGCTTTCGTGGGCGACCCTCAGTGAGTCGGATGGCCAGAAAATCGTCAACTACACGACGAAGGTCCTCTCGCGGACGGGTGTGGCGACGGTCATCCTGGTTACTGACCCAGCCAGCCTCGACCAGTCCGTTGCCGAACTGAAAACGCAGCTGGACGGGTTCGCCTTCAATCCCGACCAGACGTACGCGGAATTCCGTGGCGGCGACAAGATTGCCGAGTACGGACTGACCGGGCTGATTGTCGGCGGCGCGGCAGCTGCTGCGGTCAAGACGGGCGCATGGAAGTGGGTGGTCGGCATTCTCGCCGCTGGCTGGAAGTTTGTTGCGGCGGCCGTCGTGGCGCTGCTCGCCGGCGTCAAGTCGCTCGTCAAACGGCGGCGCAGTGCGTGA